From Proteus vulgaris:
GAAGATATATCTGGACAAATAGGATTGCCATTATGATGTGCTCAACAGTCATATCTAATCTTGGTTTTGAGTGCCACCCTATCGGTGCTGAATTACTGAGAATCATCAGCCCATTCACTTTCTGTGATGATGGGGAGCATGTTGGCGCTTTCGTAAAAGAAATTAATGGTAAATATCTTGTAAGTGACCGATGCGACGCGCTAATGAATATGGAGGCAAGGGGCATTTCACTTACAAAAAAAAGAATTGATGAAATACGTAGCTTTATAAGCCATCAAGGCGCAGAGCTTAACGACAGAGGTGAAATTGTTAGTTGGGCAACAGAAGATACAGTTGGTTCAGCTACATCCAATGTAATCAGAGCTGGAATATTAGCCTCCACCTTATCTATTGACTGGCATCAATCGGTCAGGGTTGAGAAATTTGAAAGTGAAGTTATAGATTATTTATATCACTCCAGCTTAAAAGATAAGATTTTATTGAGGTCTAATGTATTAGGAATGAGCGGACATAACATAGTCATTCCAGTAACAGTTAATACCGAAGAACCAAAGTATCTTTTTACATCTAGCGTAAAACAAGGTGGAAGTTGGAATAGTGCATACTCTCTACTCGGTAAACTAATTGATCTAAAAAATGCAAACGCTACATTAAATAATCGATATGTCGTTGTTGATAGCGAATCAATTGGCGCTCAAATGCAACAACTGTCTCTTTTATTTAATGAAATAAGCCATGTCTTACCTTTTGCAAAAAGAGATAAATGGATATCTAAACTAGCAGCATAACTCTCACCACCCAGCCCTCCTCTCGAGGGCTTTTTTGTACCATCTCCCCCTCCAAAGAAGTGATCTGCATTCCAATCTGAGATTTTTAAAGACATAAATAAAAAGTCAAACGGATAAAGTCCGTCCATTCCTATTTTGACAAAAACAATATATGCGCTTGACGCATTTGCGCACAATGCATATACTAAATCTATAAGATAACAATCGTTGATGAAAAATGAATTGAATTGTAGGAACTATCATGACAACTGAACCAGTAATCATACCGCCAGCTAATTTCACTGATGCAGATGTTGTTGATTGGATGGAAAAGAAACTATCGTCTATCAAAGTCCTCGGTGAGTTAAACGCAAGACGTGAAGAGCTGGTGGATAAACTAGCAAAACTGGATGCTGAAATAGCAGAGTACGCAAATAAAAGTGCTATTCAGACCCAAAGAAAATGATTTTTATGTGTGAAGAGAACGTGTGAAGAGAAACAATGGCTGGCTGAGTCTTAAACCATTAACGGGGGTGTGGTGATAATGTTCTGCTCAGTCAGCCATTTTTATAAAGTTAGTTTTATAACCAAAGAGCGTGGGCGTGAAAAAAAGTAACCTGCAGTCAGCTAGAAATCCGAATCCCAATCGGGCTGATGAAACCACAGGTGGTCCGCTCTTTTTGATTATGACTCTAGCAATAAGTAAGGGTGCTGGCATTCATCCATGACAGTCCATATCAGGTAGCTAGTGCCCTTTCTTATTGTGTGAAGTGATAACGTGAGGTTATAGAAATGAGCCAAGAAGATCGTAAGACAAATGTTCCCGACTTTCTTTCCGAATTGGACGCTGGCGTTTTTGAAAATAAAGTCTCTGCTGTTTTAAATGATGTGGCTTTAGGCGTTTTAAATAATGGTGGAAAAGGCAAGGTCACTATTGAATTAGATATTGCTCGCCTTAGTAATTCAATGGAAGAAAAACGAGTTGAAATAACTCATAAACTTAAATTCTCTGCACCAACACCACGCGGAAAACGGGCTGAAGAAGACACCACCAAAACGCCAATGTACGTGGGTAAAGGTGGTAAGTTGACCATTATGCAAGAAGACCAAGGTCAATTATTTTCTTTGCAGGGTCAGCCCGACGGGAAATTAAAATCCGTTAATTAGTTTCCTTATTTTTAATTAAACCTATCCATTTAATTTAATGCTTTTAAATAAGTAGGAGTTTATTCATGTCTCAATTAGACGGTAATGCTATTTCGCAAATTCAAAATATGGCGGTGGCTTCATTAAGTCTCGATGCAATAGAGAAGTCTCTTTGCCCTGCCATTGTCCTTCCTAATGACTTTAAAGTAAGTAGTTTAGAAAACTTACAAGAAGGTCGCTTCCGTTTCCGTGGTGAAATGAAAACAACAAGCATCAGTGATTTTGTTAAATACTCAATCAAGAATGCAATTGATGAAGGTGTTAGCTGCTTTATTGATGCCAATGAAATGAGTGCCAAAACTATTTTCAATATCGGCACAATTGGTGAGCCTGGTCATGCTGATAATACGGCTCTTGTGAAATTAAAACAAACAGCCCCATTCGCAGCACTATTAAAAATTGATGGTGTCAAACATCGTCAAAAAGAATTAGCGGAATGGTTAGAAGACTGGCGTGATTATTTAATGGCGTTCGATGCTGACGGTAATGTTCTAGATATCAAACAAGCTATTTCTGCTGTTCGCCGTATTACGATTGAATCAACACGCTCTGCTGAACATGAAGATCACGATTTTAGTGCCAAACGTTCAGTATTAGAAAATGTTGAAGCAAGAAGCAAAGATGTTATGCCAACAGCATTCCAGTTCACCTGCACTCCGTATGACGAGTTAAAAGAACGTAACATTAAATTGCGTTATAGCGTACTTACTGGCGGTGATGTTCCTACCTTAGTGCTCCGTATTGTTCAACTTGAAAACCTTGAAGAACAAATTGCTCAAGAGTTTCGCAATCTGCTTTGTGATGAATTCGATGAAAGTGAAATCGAAACATTCATTGGCAAATTTTCAGCTTAATTATTAATTAATCGCCATCTTATTGGTGGCGATATTACTCAAATAGGAATAACTGAAAATGGCTAACGGATCAGTAAACAAAGTAATTCTTATCGGCAATTTAGGGCGCGATCCTGAAATTCGCTACCTGCCTTCTGGTGGTGCTGTTGCCAATTTAGCTGTGGCCACAAGTGAAAAATGGCGTGATAAAAAAACGGGTGAAAATCGCGAAAAAACAGAATGGCATCGTGTTGTTTTGTTTGGAAAGCTGGCAGATATCGCAAGTGGCTATTTGTGCAAAGGCTCTCAAATTTATATTGAGGGCCAACTACAAACGCGCGAGTGGGATGATAACGGCGTTAAACGCTATGCAACTGAAATTGCTGTAAAGGTTGGCGGTTCAATGCAGATGTTAGGCGGTGCTAGTAAATCAGCAGGATCACAACCGGCACAGCAAAACCAACTACCAGCTCAACCTCAAGCCCAAAGTAATCAGCCACCAATGGATTTTGAAGATGATATTCCTTTTGCTCCAATTGGACTTATGTATCCACGATATTTTATTAATATGCTTTAGAAGGGGAACTTTCGACAGTAGATTAGTCACACGGATGTGAGTATGATTCTGATATTTACGCTTGGAACACGCTATGATTACATTATCAGAAAGAATTAAAAGCTTAATTTTTTGGATATCAATATCATTAATATTTTTAATTATATTTGGCATCTTCATTATTGATATATTTGCCACTGATGCACAAGATAAAGAAAAGTTAAGCATTGTTTTTTCTTATTTATCTACAGTATTTGCTTTCTTATCCGCATTGGGTTTATTTACAACAATTATTATTTACTTTAGACAAAGGAAAGACTTGGAAATTTTAGAAAAAATCAAGGATAGAAAATTAACAGAAGCATATTTTAACATATTCAAAAACTACACTGAAAAATTAATAATAATAACAAAGCAATTAATTGAATTTAAAAAATTAATTAATGATGAAAATTGTAGATATGTTGATGTTATTATTGGTGAAAATATATATGCATTTGTAGCATTAGATTCAAAAAATGAACAAATAAGCAATGCAACAATATACGAATTTGATATAGACTCACTATCTCTAATATATGCAAACTCAACATCATCAAACCCAATAATATCTTTAAATTATTATTATTTATATGATTTTAGTTCAAAATCAAAAATAATGATTGACAATTTAATTATTAAAATAAAACAAAGAAATAGCAAGCAAGACGCAACGGAGTTCTTAAACACAATAAATTTAGAAGACTCTCTATTATTCTTATCAGATATAGAGAATGACTTTAAATTATATTTCGACGAATTATAAAACCTTACACTATCAGAGGATTTTATATTTAAGTCCAGAGGATATTATGAAACCGATACTTGATATGTGTTGTGGCTCTCGTATGTTTTATTTTGATAAACAAGATAACCGTGTTTTATTTAATGATATTAGAGCCGAAGAACATATTTTATGTGACGGGAGAATTTTAAATATAACACCAGATATTATTTCTGATTTTAAAAATCTTCCATTTCCTAATAATACATTTTATCAGGTGCTGTTTGACCTCCTCATTTAATTAGAGTAGGTAAAAATAGCTGGATGTTTAAAAAATACGGTTCGTTAAATAAAAATTCATGGAAAGAAGATTTAAAAAAAGGATTTACTGAAGCATTTCGTGTGTTAAAGCCAAATGGAACCTTATTGTTTAAGTGGAATGAAACTCAAATACCCGTTAAACAAATATTAGCTTTAACTAATGAAAAACCAACTGCCGTTCAGCGTGTAGGGAAAAACGATAAAACACATTGGATGGCGTTCTATAAAGGAAATCAGTAAATAATTACCACCAGCATTATTTAAACTGTGTACGGACAGTGTGGAGAGAAAATATGTCAGCACTAATAAAATATATAAAAATGAAAGAAATGGTTCAATTGACAGGGAAAAGCAAAACTACGTTATGGAGAATGTATGCAAAGAGAAAGGAATTCCCAAAACCACAAAAAACAAAAGGTGGTACATTTTTAGGCTGGCCAGAACATGTCTATGAAGAGTGGGTTAGAAGTGAAAAACTGTAATGCTAACTTGACCCGTTACTTGACCCGCATCTCTTGCGGGTTTCTTTTTAAAACCTTGTAACTCATTGATTTTAAATGGTACGCCCTACAGGATTCGAACCTGTGACCTACGGCTTAGAAGGCCGTTGCTCTATCCAACTGAGCTAAGGGCGCCTAGAAGAAATTAGACGTCAGCAATCACTGCTGATAACGGGTGTGAATTATACGTTCAACATTCTGAGAGTCAACGATTTTTCAACGATATCAAACTATATGGTCAAAATATGGCAAGTATTCGACTGACAGATTGCTCTTGATCTGACAAAATAGAGCAATACCGTAATTGAATAATTTGGATGTATAGATGTCAGCAAGAATTATAGATGGGAAATCGATTGCGCAGACCATCAGAAGCGAAGTTGCCGAAAAAGTAAAACAACGTATTAATACAGGAAAACGAGCGCCTGGTTTAGCTGTTATTTTAGTGGGTGATAACCCAGCATCACAGATTTATGTCGGAAGTAAACGCCGTGCTTGTGATGAAGTTGGTTTTATTTCTCGCTCTTATGACTTACCTGATACTACCAGTGAAGCTGATTTATTAAACCTGATCGACCAGCTTAATGAAGATAACACGATTGATGGTATTCTCGTTCAACTCCCCTTACCTGCCGGAATTGATAACGTTAAAGTACTAGAACGTATTCGCCCAGATAAAGACGTGGATGGTTTTCATCCTTACAATGTTGGTCGCCTATGTCAACGTGCACCAAAATTACGCCCTTGTACGCCTCGCGGTATTGTCACACTGCTAGAACGTTGTGATATCCCTATGAATGGTTTAAACGCGGTTATTATTGGTGCGTCAAATATTGTGGGTCGTCCAATGAGCCTAGAGCTCTTACTTGCAGGCTGTACAACAACGGTTACTCATCGTTTCACTAAAGATTTACGTTTTCATGTTGAACACGCTGATCTTGTGGTTGTCGCGGTAGGTAAACCTAACTTTATCCCCGGTGAATGGATTAAACCTGGTGCCATTGTCATTGATGTCGGTATTAACCGCCTTGAAAGTGGTAAAGTGGTGGGCGATGTTGAATTTGAAGTCGCTTCACAACGCGCAGGTTGGATTTCGCCAGTCCCAGGTGGTGTCGGTCCAATGACTGTTGCCACACTTATTCAAAACACTTTACAAGCATGTGAAGAGTATCACGATCCTGAAACAGGAAATAATTAATCAATGGAAACATTTCAATTAGATGGGCACGACTATGTCGAGCTTTGTGATTTATTAAAACTTCAAGGTTGGACAGAAAGCGGTGCTGCTGCTAAAAGTGTCATTGCTGAAGGCTTAGTTAGCGTTGATGGCATAGTTGAAACCCGTAAGCGTTGTAAAATCGTTGATGGAAAAATTGTCACCTTTGGTGAGTTCTCGGTCAGTGTCAGCAAATAATCAGCAAGTCAGTTAAAATTAAAAAGTGCTGCTACCCTAAGTGGCACTTTTTTTCTTTTGAACACTTTTCTTCTTTTTTCCTCTGTTTTTCCTTATTTAATCATCTTTAAAAAAAAGAGATAATCATAACTAATTGAATTAAAATCAAAATAACAAATTTAGTTTAATTTAATTAAATTCAAATCATTATTTTTAGGTATATCTCTTGGTATAATCTCTCCTAGATGTTCAGCACATTATACATTTCATCAAGAAATAGATAAAAAAAACTATGTAAGTTATTATTTTATATATAAATAATACTTTTTAACCATTACTGTAAAACTTCAGCAACAAACCTTTTTGCTGACACTTTTTACTCATTTGTTCATGTTTAAATGCACTAAAATGTGATTTAGATCTAATTTATTTCTACTTTTATTAGGCAAAAGAACATTGTTTGTACTAAATTACACGCTATAATTTGAAACGATTCAGCCCAATGATACAATCTTAGTTGTTATTTTGTGATATTTAGATCTTTTTTGCCCTTCATCTAACAGGAGATTTTATGCTCGGCCTACCCACTCAAGGTATCTCTATCATTGCTAAACAACAGCAAAAAATGATGCCTATTCTTTTATTTAAGGTAAGGAACTAGCATGAAACGCAGAGTTGCGACCATCACACTTAACCCTGCTTATGATCTTGTTGGTTTAAGTAATCCTATTGAACTTGGTGAAGTTAATCGTGTTAAAACAGCAGGCTTTCATGCTGCTGGTAAAGGTATTAACGTTGCTAAAGTCTTAAAAAGTCTCGGCGTTGATGTCACTGTTGGTGGATTTTTAGGTAAAGAAAATCAAGATGGGTTTCAAAAAGAGTTTAGTGATTCAGGTATTGCAAACCGTTTTCAAATGGTTGAAGGCCGTACTCGCATAAATGTGAAACTTACTGAGCCTAATGGCAAAGTCACTGATTTTAATTTTTCTGGTTTTGAAATTACAAAACAAGATTGGACTCGTTTCGTGAATGACACACTAAGCTGGGCTGGTCAGTTTGATATGATCTGTGTCAGTGGTAGTGTACCTTCAAGTGTTGATCTTAATGATTTCACTGCATGGATGACTCGTTTACGCAGTGAATGCATGTGTTTGATCTTTGACAGTAGTCGAGATGCTTTTGTCGCAGGATTAAAAGCCTCTCCTTGGCTTGTTAAACCTAATCATCATGAATTAGAAATTTGGGCTGGCCGGCCTTTACCTGAACTTTCTGATGTTGTACAAGCAGCCCAAGCATTACGCCAACAAGGTATTGCTCACGTTGTTATTTCATTAGGTGAGCAAGGTGCAATGTGGGTAAATGCATCTGGCGCATGGATGGCAACGCCTCCTAAATGTAATGTTGTCAGCACTGTAGGTGCCGGTGATTCTATGGTTGGCGGCCTAATTTATGGACTGATGATGAGACAAACTAGTGAGCATACATTACGTCTTGCAACTGCCGTTTCTGCTCTTGCAGTAAGTCAGACCAATGTTGGTATTCGTGACCGTGAACAATTGGCAAAAATGATGGCAGAAGTAGAATTAACTCCTCTAAAATTATAAGTAATAATACCAGTGGTATATCGAATGATATTAAATAGAGTTACCACTGTTCCAATTAAATATATTAATATCATATTTATAGAAACTCTAAAATAGAATCTCTTAAATTGATTAATATTTACTTATTATTAAATCAAACTTTATTTTTTCTATTTATTCGATAAACTTCACTTTAATAAAAGTTAATAAAGATATTCTAAAGCTAATAAAAACTTATTTTGTTTTTAGGAGAAATTATGGAAAGGCCCATAGTACTTTTATGGATCCAAGTTATTTCAGTACTATTTTTAGGTATAAGTTTGTTTATATTGGTTGCTGGAGCACCGATTTATTTATTAGCAATGGCGATGGGCGGTGGTCAAACGATGCTTCTAGGCCTATTTATTATGCTGTGCCTGATTATTACAATGATAATACAAGTTATTGCATGGATAAAACTCGCAAGAAACAGTAAAAATGCTTACTCTTTTCTAAAAATATCATGGGTATGCTTATCTATTTCGCTATTTTTTATACTAAGTGTTTCGATGTCATTAACCAATATGTCTGAATTTGGTTTTGTTGCTTTTTCTATTATAGTTATCTTAACTCATAGACTCTTTTTTTCTGAGAATGTCATAAATTATTTTAAAGACAAACAAAAAGATAATGAAAGAGAAACCAGTATTATTAGTCAATAAATAAAATACTAAATAATAAATAGCAAAAAAATATCGGATAATAAATATCCGATATTTTTTAGAAACACGTATTAAGTGTAATGGTACGTTAATTATATTAATTATTACGGCGCCAAGTTGTACCTTGAGGGCCATCTTCTAACACAATTCCCATCGCAGTTAATGCATCACGCGCGACATCGGCTGCAGCCCAATCTTTATTTTTACGTGCATCGTTACGTTGTTGAATTAAAGTTTCAATTTTTTCAACTTCACCAGCATCGTCTGCTTTAGCACTACTTTGTAAAAAGGCTTCCGGATCTTGCTCTAACAGACCTAATACTTTAGCTAATTTGCGTAACACCGCAGCTAAACCATTAGCTTTATTCATATCCACGCTTTTTAAGCGATTTACTTCCCGCGCTAAATCAAATAATACTGAATACGCTTCTGGTGTATTGAAGTCATCATTCATTGCTTCTATAAACAGTGCTTCAAACGCTTCGCCGCCAATAGGTTGTGCATTAGCATCAGTACCACGTAATGACGTATAGAGACGCTCTAAAGCGGTACGTGCTTGTTTTAGATTTTCTTCTGTGTAGTTAAGCTGGCTACGATAATGACCGGATAATAAGAAATAACGTACCGTTTCAGCATCGTAATAAGCTAATACATCACGAATGGTGAAAAAGTTATTAAGTGACTTAGACATTTTTTCTTTGTCTACCATCACCATACCTGAATGCATCCAGTAATTTACATACGGGCCATCATGAGCACAGGTTGATTGAGCAATTTCATTTTCATGGTGTGGGAACATTAAATCTGAACCACCACCATGAATATCAAAATGGTGTCCTAACTCTTTACCGTTCATTGCAGAACATTCAATATGCCAACCAGGACGACCGGCTCCCCATGGAGACTCCCAGCTTGGCTCACCCGGCTTAGACATTTTCCATAAAACGAAGTCCATAGGATTACGTTTCACATTAGCCACTTCAACACGAGCACCTGCTTGCAGTTGTTCTAAATCTTGACGAGAAAGCAACCCATAATCAGGATCGGTATCAATCGCAAACATAACGTCACCGTTTTCAGCAACATAAGCATGGTCACGTTTGATTAACGCTTCCGTTAATTCAATGATTTCAGCAATATGATGTGTCGCACGAGGCTCTGAATCAGGGCGAGCAATATTTAATGCATCAAAATCTTTATGCATTTCAGCTAACATGCGAGTTGTTAATTGCTCACACGTTTCATTGTTCTCGATCGCACGTTTGATGATTTTATCATCCACATCCGTTACGTTACGCACATAATTAACGTCATAGCCTAAATAACGCAGATAACGGGTTATGGCATCAAAAGCCACAAATGTACGTCCATGACCAATATGGCACAGGTCATAAATAGTGATGCCACACACGTACATACCTATTTTCCCTGCATGGATAGGTTTAAATTCTTCTTTTTGGCGAGTGAGAGTATTAAAAATCTTTAGCATCGGTGGACGTTCCCGTTTTCAACTGTACGTGTTTATTACGTTTTTATATAAAAGAAAATAACGACTACTATAGCACGATATTAATTAGGATATTGGATCTTGGAAACAAAGCAAACTCAAGATCTACGCTATTATATTACTCTGCTTAGCCCTTATTTTCACTGTTCAATCGTTGATAGTGAACAATCAAACTTATGTTATTAAGCTAAATTTTGGCGAAAAGTGTTTTTTCCCTATTTTATATGCCCGTTTAATTAGAAAAACCGCGCAAAAAAAAGATGAATACTGACTAAATAAGGCAACTGTGATATAAAAAACGGGACTATTGTTTATGCCCAAATCTGGGTAAAGCTAAAATTATATTAGGATCTGAATATGGTTACTTTTCATACCAATTACGGCGATATCGTGATTAATACATTTGCAGACAAAGCGCCTGCAACCGTAGAAAATTTTTTAGACTACTGTAAAGAAGGATTCTACGATAACACTATCTTCCACCGTGTCATCAATGGCTTTATGATCCAAGGTGGTGGTTTTGAACCTGGTATGAACCAAAAAGCAACCAAAGCACCTGTTAGAAACGAAGCAAACAATGGACTTGCAAATAATCGTGGTACATTAGCAATGGCTCGTACTAACGATCCACATTCCGCGACTGCACAATTTTTTATCAACGTTGCAGATAACGATTTCTTAAACTTCCGTGCTGAAAACGCAAATGGTTGGGGATATTGTGTCTTCGCTGAAGTTGTTGAAGGCATGGATGTTGTTGATAAAATTAAAGCTGTTTCCACAGGTCGTAGCGGTTTCCACCAAGATGTTCCTCGTGAAGATATCATCATTAAAAGTGTAACGGTTAGCGAATAAGCATTACTCTTTATGTGTACGCTT
This genomic window contains:
- a CDS encoding DUF1828 domain-containing protein yields the protein MMCSTVISNLGFECHPIGAELLRIISPFTFCDDGEHVGAFVKEINGKYLVSDRCDALMNMEARGISLTKKRIDEIRSFISHQGAELNDRGEIVSWATEDTVGSATSNVIRAGILASTLSIDWHQSVRVEKFESEVIDYLYHSSLKDKILLRSNVLGMSGHNIVIPVTVNTEEPKYLFTSSVKQGGSWNSAYSLLGKLIDLKNANATLNNRYVVVDSESIGAQMQQLSLLFNEISHVLPFAKRDKWISKLAA
- the folD gene encoding bifunctional methylenetetrahydrofolate dehydrogenase/methenyltetrahydrofolate cyclohydrolase FolD; this translates as MSARIIDGKSIAQTIRSEVAEKVKQRINTGKRAPGLAVILVGDNPASQIYVGSKRRACDEVGFISRSYDLPDTTSEADLLNLIDQLNEDNTIDGILVQLPLPAGIDNVKVLERIRPDKDVDGFHPYNVGRLCQRAPKLRPCTPRGIVTLLERCDIPMNGLNAVIIGASNIVGRPMSLELLLAGCTTTVTHRFTKDLRFHVEHADLVVVAVGKPNFIPGEWIKPGAIVIDVGINRLESGKVVGDVEFEVASQRAGWISPVPGGVGPMTVATLIQNTLQACEEYHDPETGNN
- the fruK gene encoding 1-phosphofructokinase — translated: MKRRVATITLNPAYDLVGLSNPIELGEVNRVKTAGFHAAGKGINVAKVLKSLGVDVTVGGFLGKENQDGFQKEFSDSGIANRFQMVEGRTRINVKLTEPNGKVTDFNFSGFEITKQDWTRFVNDTLSWAGQFDMICVSGSVPSSVDLNDFTAWMTRLRSECMCLIFDSSRDAFVAGLKASPWLVKPNHHELEIWAGRPLPELSDVVQAAQALRQQGIAHVVISLGEQGAMWVNASGAWMATPPKCNVVSTVGAGDSMVGGLIYGLMMRQTSEHTLRLATAVSALAVSQTNVGIRDREQLAKMMAEVELTPLKL
- a CDS encoding helix-turn-helix transcriptional regulator, producing MSALIKYIKMKEMVQLTGKSKTTLWRMYAKRKEFPKPQKTKGGTFLGWPEHVYEEWVRSEKL
- a CDS encoding YfdQ family protein — encoded protein: MSQLDGNAISQIQNMAVASLSLDAIEKSLCPAIVLPNDFKVSSLENLQEGRFRFRGEMKTTSISDFVKYSIKNAIDEGVSCFIDANEMSAKTIFNIGTIGEPGHADNTALVKLKQTAPFAALLKIDGVKHRQKELAEWLEDWRDYLMAFDADGNVLDIKQAISAVRRITIESTRSAEHEDHDFSAKRSVLENVEARSKDVMPTAFQFTCTPYDELKERNIKLRYSVLTGGDVPTLVLRIVQLENLEEQIAQEFRNLLCDEFDESEIETFIGKFSA
- the ssb gene encoding single-stranded DNA-binding protein, whose translation is MANGSVNKVILIGNLGRDPEIRYLPSGGAVANLAVATSEKWRDKKTGENREKTEWHRVVLFGKLADIASGYLCKGSQIYIEGQLQTREWDDNGVKRYATEIAVKVGGSMQMLGGASKSAGSQPAQQNQLPAQPQAQSNQPPMDFEDDIPFAPIGLMYPRYFINML
- the cysS gene encoding cysteine--tRNA ligase: MLKIFNTLTRQKEEFKPIHAGKIGMYVCGITIYDLCHIGHGRTFVAFDAITRYLRYLGYDVNYVRNVTDVDDKIIKRAIENNETCEQLTTRMLAEMHKDFDALNIARPDSEPRATHHIAEIIELTEALIKRDHAYVAENGDVMFAIDTDPDYGLLSRQDLEQLQAGARVEVANVKRNPMDFVLWKMSKPGEPSWESPWGAGRPGWHIECSAMNGKELGHHFDIHGGGSDLMFPHHENEIAQSTCAHDGPYVNYWMHSGMVMVDKEKMSKSLNNFFTIRDVLAYYDAETVRYFLLSGHYRSQLNYTEENLKQARTALERLYTSLRGTDANAQPIGGEAFEALFIEAMNDDFNTPEAYSVLFDLAREVNRLKSVDMNKANGLAAVLRKLAKVLGLLEQDPEAFLQSSAKADDAGEVEKIETLIQQRNDARKNKDWAAADVARDALTAMGIVLEDGPQGTTWRRNN
- the ybcJ gene encoding ribosome-associated protein YbcJ: METFQLDGHDYVELCDLLKLQGWTESGAAAKSVIAEGLVSVDGIVETRKRCKIVDGKIVTFGEFSVSVSK
- the ppiB gene encoding peptidylprolyl isomerase B translates to MVTFHTNYGDIVINTFADKAPATVENFLDYCKEGFYDNTIFHRVINGFMIQGGGFEPGMNQKATKAPVRNEANNGLANNRGTLAMARTNDPHSATAQFFINVADNDFLNFRAENANGWGYCVFAEVVEGMDVVDKIKAVSTGRSGFHQDVPREDIIIKSVTVSE